In Panicum virgatum strain AP13 chromosome 4N, P.virgatum_v5, whole genome shotgun sequence, a single window of DNA contains:
- the LOC120670181 gene encoding peroxiredoxin Q, chloroplastic-like, whose protein sequence is MAFTPATACCNPSLLAAPRAPSRGSSPRAQAALLGAVSTSAFRGVRAPAAAAAAPRWRRAAASTGIVCGKVTKGSVPSNFTLKDQNGRPVSLNKFKGKPVVVYFYPADETPGCTKQACAFRDSYEKFKKAGAEVLGISGDDAASHKAFAQKYRLPFTLLSDEGNRVRKEWGVPGDLFGTLPGRQTYVLDKNGVVQYIYNNQFQPEKHIGETLKILQGL, encoded by the exons ATGGCATTCACGCCCGCCACGGCCTGCTGCAATCCCTCGCTGCTGGCGGCGCCCCGGGCGCCGTCGCGCGGCTCGTCGccccgcgcgcaggcggcgctcCTCGGCGCGGTCTCCACCTCCGCGTTCCGCGGCGTCCgggcgcccgcggccgccgcggcggccccgcGGTGGCGCCGCGCGGCCGCGTCTACGGGCATCGTCTGCGGCAAG GTGACCAAGGGCAGCGTGCCGTCCAACTTCACCCTCAAGGACCAGAACGGGAGGCCCGTGTCGCTGAACAAGTTCAAGGGCAAGCCGGTGGTGGTCTACTTCTACCCCGCCGACGAGACGCCCGGATGCACCAAACAG GCGTGCGCGTTCCGCGACTCGTACGAGAAGTTCAAGAAggccggcgcggaggtgctgggcatcagcggcgacgacgcggcGTCGCACAAGGCGTTCGCGCAGAAGTACCGGCTGCCGTTCACGCTGCTGAGCGACGAGGGGAACCGGGTGCGCAAGGAGTGGGGCGTGCCCGGGGACCTGTTCGGGACGCTGCCGGGGCGGCAGACCTACGTGCTGGACAAGAACGGCGTCGTCCAGTACATCTACAACAACCAGTTCCAGCCCGAGAAGCACATCGGCGAGACCCTCAAGATCCTGCAGGGCCTCTGA